A section of the Oncorhynchus tshawytscha isolate Ot180627B linkage group LG09, Otsh_v2.0, whole genome shotgun sequence genome encodes:
- the endou2 gene encoding poly(U)-specific endoribonuclease-B: MLVKICAFKRASSTRTNSATGLNPLSCPKPTDHFSLYAGEQAKAEQEEPDPVSCSLQSTEGPTSHIMIEADRELSAMVQDIWDKDVNRLKPGTDYRISLQGKAGPVNADMNDDMNDDNDGAGYPLFSFVDERIFKKESFLAFISLLDNYESDTGEPEIVTPEEEAENHKFLDCMLRTPTMKIAHKYLVEKQLSPEGLPEFKKQLYRIWFELYARRGASKPDSSGFEHVFVGETRGGRTVIGFHNWIQLYLQEKLGHIDYKGYSVNANSPQPDENKHILALQFSWKNGIKPKGSIFVGVSPEFEFALYTLCFLVSPNERVKVFFSIYEVDIVCHHYNQKHIGTTYPVLVKYQNEPKKQ, translated from the exons ATGTTAGTAAAGATTTGTGCTTTCAAACGGGCCAGTTCCACACGCACAAATTCGGCCACAGGACTGAATCCCCTTAGCTGCCCCAAACCCACAGACCACTTCTCTTTATACGCCGGTGAGCAGGCCAAAGCTGAACAAG AGGAACCTGACCCAGTCAGCTGTAGCCTGCAGAGTACAGAGGGACCAACCAGTCACATCATGATTGAAGCTGACCGAGAGCTATCAGCCATGGTGCAGGATATATGGGATAAAGATGTCAACAGACTGAAACCAGGGACAGACTACCGGATCTCTCTGCAG GGGAAAGCTGGGCCTGTGAATGCTGACATGAATGATGACATGAATGATGACAATGATGGAGCCGGATATCCTCTGTTCTCATTTGTCGATGAACGCATTTTCAAAAAGGAGTCTTTCTTAG CCTTTATCTCTCTACTGGATAACTATGAAAGTGATACGGGTGAGCCTGAGATTGTAACCCCAGAGGAGGAAGCAGAAAACCACAAGTTTCTGGACTGCATGCTTCGAACGCCCACCATGAAG ATTGCACATAAGTACCTAGTAGAGAAACAGCTCTCCCCAGAGGGATTACCGGAATTCAAGAAGCAGCTCTACCGTATCTGGTTTGAGCTGTACGCCAGACGAGGAGCTAGCAA GCCAGACTCCTCAGGGTTTGAGCATGTCTTTGTcggagagaccagaggaggccGCACAGTCATCGGCTTTCATAACTGGATTCAGTTGTATTTGCAAGAAAAGCTGGGACACATTGATTACAAAGGCTACAGTGTGAACGCAAATTCCCCTCAG CCTGACGAGAACAAGCATATCCTGGCACTACAGTTCAGTTGGAAGAATGGAATTAAACCCAAAGGCAGCATCTTCGTTGGTGTCAGTCCTGAATTTGAGTTTGCCCTTTATACCCTGTGTTTCCTGGTCTCACCCAATGAGCGTGTCAAAGTGTTCTTCAGTATCTATGAGGTGGATATTGTCTGTCACCACTACAACCAGAAGCATATTGGCACAACTTACCCTGTTCTTGTGAAATATCAAAATGaaccaaaaaaacaataa